The DNA window CCTCCGTAGACGATGAGCTCATCCGGCTTTTCCGCCACCTCCGGGTCCAGGTTGTTCATCAGCATCCGCAGGGCCGCCTCCTGGATCCAGCCCTTGCAGGAAAGCTCCCTTCCCCGGGGGGCACGTATGGTTGGTGACATGGTATACCGCCTCCTTAAATTAATTGCCGCAAACTAGCTTCTCCGAGAAAACATGTATTTCGAGCTGGGGCCGCCTTAGAACCACCCTGGGTCTCGTGCCGCCGTTCCCCGCCCCAGCCAGGAACCAGCTAACCTCAAACAACGCTTTTCACCCGCTTACTGGCCAAGCCTCTGCCCTGGTAACAGAGTGCCGCACGCTCACACTGGCAGATTAACTATGTCTATCCCAGCCTCTCTTATGGCCGACAGTACCGATCCGTTCCTTACTAGCTCTATCGCCTTTTCAATCTCCAGGTACATCAGGCGGTCTTCCTCTAAGGGGCCAATATGTTGCCGCACGGTCTGGTAAGCCGCCTCTACCCCCCGCCCCCATTGGGCCGCTCTCCGAAACTCCAGAGCCTGGGCGACACAGAGAAGTTCAATGGCAAGTATTCTTTCTAAATTATTGAGTACTTGCCTAGCCTTGCGAGCCGCAAAGGCACCCATGCTGACGTGGTCCTCTTGGTTAGCCGAGGTAGGAATGGAATCCACCGATGAAGGCGAACACAAGACCTTGTTTTCGGAAGCCAGCGCGGCAGCTACGTATTGGGGAATCATGAAGCCGGAATTAAGGCCGCTGTGGTTGGTAAGGAAGGGGGGTAATCCGCTGAGGCTAGGGTTGACCAACCGTTCCACCCGCCTCTCGGCAATGGAGCCCATTTCCGCCGCTGCCATGGCCAGGGCGTCCGTGGCCAAGGCCAAGGGCTGACCGTGAAAATTACCACCGGAAATGATGGCCTCATCGTCAGCAAAAATAAGGGGGTTATCGGTGGCAGAGTTGATCTCCACCTCTACCAAGCTCCGGACCCAGCTGAGCACATCCCAGGAGGCGCCGTGCACCTGAGGAATACAGCGCAGAGTATAAGCATCCTGCACGCGGGCGGGATGTCGACCTCGGGCCAGCTCGCCCCCTTGCAAAAGCTGGCGCAGGCGCGCCGCCACCTGCACCTGCCCCGGGTGGGGGCGCACTGCCTGCACCCGGGGATCAAAGGCTGATGGCAACCCTTCTAACGCTTCCACCGCCATAGCCGCTATCACATCAGCAGTCAAAAACAGCCTTTGAGCGTCAGTTACATTTAGGCAGGCAAAGGCAGCCATGAATTGGGTACCATTTATAAGCGCTAGCCCTTCCTTAGCCTGGAGCTTGACCGGGGCTAGGCCAGCCAAAGCTAAGGCTTCCGAGGCCGGAAGTCGCTGGCCTCGGTAGTATACTTCCCCGCCACCGATCAGAGCCAAGGCCATATGGGCCAAGGGTACCAGGTCTCCGCTCGCCCCCACTGAACCCTGGGAAGGAATTACCGGGTGGATGCCTTGATTGAGCATGGCAATTAAAGTTTCCACCACTACCGGTCTGACCCCAGAAAAGCCCTTGGCCAAAGCATTGGCCCTGAGAAGCATTAAGGCCCGGACTATTTCCTCATTCACCGGCTCGCCCACTCCGCAGCTATGACTTAAAATTAAGTTATGCTGCAGCTGCTCCACTTCTTGATCGGAAATCCGCACCCGACTTAAATCCCCGAAGCCAGTGTTGATCCCATAAGCCACTTCACCCCCGGCCAGCACCCGCTCCACCACTCGCCGGGATGCCTGCATTTTGCTGACTGCCCCTGGGGCCAATCCGACGGCCGCCCGCTCGCGGGCCACCATCTCCACTTGTTCCAAGGTGAGGCTTTCC is part of the Clostridia bacterium genome and encodes:
- the hutH gene encoding histidine ammonia-lyase is translated as MVRIGSSRSPESTRLKPVSAHLLIDGESLTLEQVEMVARERAAVGLAPGAVSKMQASRRVVERVLAGGEVAYGINTGFGDLSRVRISDQEVEQLQHNLILSHSCGVGEPVNEEIVRALMLLRANALAKGFSGVRPVVVETLIAMLNQGIHPVIPSQGSVGASGDLVPLAHMALALIGGGEVYYRGQRLPASEALALAGLAPVKLQAKEGLALINGTQFMAAFACLNVTDAQRLFLTADVIAAMAVEALEGLPSAFDPRVQAVRPHPGQVQVAARLRQLLQGGELARGRHPARVQDAYTLRCIPQVHGASWDVLSWVRSLVEVEINSATDNPLIFADDEAIISGGNFHGQPLALATDALAMAAAEMGSIAERRVERLVNPSLSGLPPFLTNHSGLNSGFMIPQYVAAALASENKVLCSPSSVDSIPTSANQEDHVSMGAFAARKARQVLNNLERILAIELLCVAQALEFRRAAQWGRGVEAAYQTVRQHIGPLEEDRLMYLEIEKAIELVRNGSVLSAIREAGIDIVNLPV